One stretch of Nocardioides perillae DNA includes these proteins:
- the rimK gene encoding 30S ribosomal protein S6--L-glutamate ligase: MKLAILSRAPRSYSTQRLRTAALDRGHHVKVLNTLRFGIDLSGDEPDLQFRGKHLSHYDAVLPRIGNSVTYFGTAVVRQFEQMDVYTPNTSWGIANSRDKLRATQILSRHGIGMPATTFVRDRADVIPAIERVGGAPVVIKLLEGTQGIGVILAPDIKVAEAIIETLQSTRQNVLIQHFVSESKGRDIRALVVGDRVVAAMRRVAKGDEFRSNVHRGGSVEAVHLDPDFEKAAVRSAQIMGLRVAGVDMLEGNDGPLVMEVNSSPGLEGIETATGLDVAGAIIDFVDNQVAFPEIDVRQRLTVSTGYGVAEIVVLEASDLVGKALGDSGLRERDVSVLTLHRGTTVIPNPAARHVLEAGDRLLCFGKLEEMRSMIPSRRRRSRKVKKLPKEPIHDAPAG; the protein is encoded by the coding sequence ATGAAGCTCGCCATCCTGTCCCGCGCGCCCCGCTCGTACAGTACGCAGCGCCTCCGGACCGCCGCCCTCGACCGGGGCCACCACGTCAAGGTGCTCAACACCCTGCGCTTCGGCATCGACCTCTCCGGCGACGAGCCCGACCTGCAGTTCCGCGGCAAGCACCTGTCGCACTACGACGCGGTCCTGCCGCGCATCGGCAACTCGGTGACCTACTTCGGCACCGCGGTGGTGCGGCAGTTCGAGCAGATGGACGTCTACACGCCCAACACCTCGTGGGGCATCGCCAACTCCCGCGACAAGCTGCGCGCCACCCAGATCCTCTCGCGTCACGGCATCGGCATGCCGGCCACGACCTTCGTGCGCGACCGCGCCGACGTGATCCCCGCGATCGAGCGGGTCGGCGGCGCCCCGGTCGTCATCAAGCTGCTCGAGGGCACCCAGGGCATCGGCGTGATCCTCGCCCCCGACATCAAGGTCGCCGAGGCGATCATCGAGACCCTGCAGAGCACCCGGCAGAACGTGCTGATCCAGCACTTCGTGTCGGAGTCCAAGGGTCGCGACATCCGCGCGCTCGTCGTCGGCGACCGGGTCGTGGCAGCCATGCGGCGGGTGGCGAAGGGCGACGAGTTCCGCTCCAACGTGCACCGCGGCGGGTCGGTCGAGGCCGTCCACCTCGACCCCGACTTCGAGAAGGCGGCGGTGCGCTCGGCGCAGATCATGGGTCTGCGCGTCGCCGGCGTCGACATGCTCGAGGGCAACGACGGGCCGCTCGTCATGGAGGTCAACTCCTCGCCGGGCCTCGAGGGCATCGAGACCGCCACGGGGCTCGACGTGGCGGGCGCGATCATCGACTTCGTCGACAACCAGGTCGCCTTCCCCGAGATCGACGTGCGCCAGCGGCTCACGGTGTCCACCGGCTACGGCGTCGCCGAGATCGTGGTGCTCGAGGCCTCCGACCTCGTCGGCAAGGCGCTGGGCGACTCGGGCCTGCGCGAGCGCGACGTCAGCGTGCTGACCCTCCACCGGGGCACGACGGTGATCCCGAACCCGGCGGCCCGCCACGTGCTCGAGGCCGGCGACCGGCTGCTGTGCTTCGGCAAGCTGGAGGAGATGCGCTCGATGATCCCGAGCCGCCGCCGTCGCTCGCGCAAGGTGAAGAAGCTGCCCAAGGAACCGATCCACGACGCCCCCGCCGGCTGA
- a CDS encoding ATP-dependent zinc protease family protein yields MATTTLADPSYTLTGWREWVGLPEVGVPWVKAKIDTGARTSALHAFDVQETTRDGERWVRFSVHPWQASDDDAVETEARVLDEREVRSSSGHTEVRLVVPMALTLVGRTVTAEVTLSRRDEMGFRMLVGREALRQGYVVDPSRSYAGGRPPLALRRRNRGR; encoded by the coding sequence GTGGCGACGACGACGCTGGCAGACCCTTCCTACACCCTCACGGGGTGGCGGGAGTGGGTCGGCCTGCCCGAGGTCGGGGTGCCGTGGGTGAAGGCGAAGATCGACACCGGCGCGCGCACCTCGGCGCTCCACGCCTTCGACGTGCAGGAGACCACCCGCGACGGCGAGCGGTGGGTCCGCTTCTCCGTCCACCCCTGGCAGGCGAGCGACGACGACGCCGTGGAGACCGAGGCACGCGTGCTCGACGAGCGGGAGGTGCGCTCGTCCTCCGGCCACACCGAGGTCCGGCTCGTGGTGCCGATGGCGCTGACGCTGGTCGGGCGCACCGTCACCGCCGAGGTGACGCTGAGCCGCCGCGACGAGATGGGCTTCCGCATGCTCGTGGGCCGCGAGGCGCTGCGGCAGGGCTACGTCGTCGACCCCTCCCGGTCGTACGCCGGTGGTCGCCCGCCGCTGGCCCTGCGTCGTCGCAACCGGGGCCGCTAG
- a CDS encoding potassium/proton antiporter — MGDYAGLDLDMAVFAGSLVLLVGVLAVRLSVGAGLPSLLLYLAIGLALGESGLGLPFEDAALTTVLGTLALAVIIGEGGLSTRWSVMRPVLGLAGLLATVGVAVSVAVTAVLSHALLDVDWRTALLLGAVVGSTDAAATFSVLRRLPVRPRLRATLEAESGLNDPPVIILVTLVASDAWETASGWAIAGQLVLQVVLGVGVGLAAGAVGATALRRGALPSSGLYPLATFTWLLLAFSGAALLGGSGLMAVYVAGLWLGNSRLPHHQASLGFAEGLAWLAQIALFVLLGLLASPARLLDALLPAAAVGLALTVVARPLAVAVCSVWARLPWREQVFLSWAGLRGAVPIVLATIPVAQGLPSATRIFDVVFVLVVVFTLLQAPTLPWLARRTGVAVATSPLDLAVESAPLEGMSAALLQLEVPQGSQMAGLYVTDLRLPPEAALALVHREGRVLVPDAHTTLRSGDTLLLAVPDPVRRETERRLRAVARRGRLAYWHGERREPSPRR, encoded by the coding sequence GTGGGTGACTACGCGGGCCTCGACCTCGACATGGCGGTCTTCGCCGGGTCGCTGGTGCTGCTCGTCGGCGTGCTGGCCGTGCGGCTCTCTGTCGGGGCCGGGCTGCCGAGCCTGCTGCTCTACCTCGCCATCGGGCTCGCGCTCGGCGAGTCGGGGCTCGGGCTGCCCTTCGAGGACGCGGCCCTGACGACGGTGCTCGGCACCCTCGCGCTCGCGGTGATCATCGGCGAGGGCGGGCTGTCCACCCGGTGGTCGGTAATGCGGCCGGTCCTGGGCCTCGCCGGCCTGCTCGCGACCGTCGGCGTCGCGGTGAGCGTCGCGGTGACCGCCGTGCTGAGCCACGCGCTGCTCGACGTCGACTGGCGCACCGCGCTGCTGCTCGGCGCCGTCGTCGGCTCCACCGACGCCGCCGCGACCTTCTCGGTGCTGCGCCGCCTGCCGGTGCGACCGCGGCTGCGCGCCACGCTCGAGGCCGAGTCGGGGCTCAACGACCCGCCGGTGATCATCCTGGTCACGCTGGTGGCCTCCGACGCCTGGGAGACCGCCTCGGGATGGGCGATCGCCGGTCAGCTGGTGCTCCAGGTCGTGCTGGGCGTGGGGGTCGGCCTCGCCGCCGGCGCGGTCGGCGCGACGGCACTGCGGCGCGGGGCCCTCCCGTCGTCGGGGCTCTACCCCCTCGCCACCTTCACCTGGCTGCTGCTGGCCTTCTCCGGCGCGGCGCTGCTCGGAGGGTCCGGGCTCATGGCGGTCTACGTCGCCGGGCTGTGGCTCGGCAACAGCCGGCTGCCCCACCACCAGGCCAGCCTGGGCTTCGCCGAAGGCCTGGCGTGGCTGGCCCAGATCGCGCTCTTCGTGCTGCTCGGGCTGCTGGCCAGCCCCGCACGGTTGCTCGACGCGTTGCTCCCGGCGGCCGCGGTCGGCCTGGCCCTCACCGTCGTCGCGCGCCCCCTGGCGGTGGCGGTGTGCAGCGTGTGGGCCCGCCTGCCCTGGCGCGAGCAGGTCTTCCTCTCCTGGGCGGGGCTGCGCGGCGCCGTGCCGATCGTGCTGGCGACCATCCCCGTCGCGCAGGGCCTGCCCTCCGCCACCCGCATCTTCGACGTGGTCTTCGTGCTCGTCGTCGTCTTCACCCTGCTGCAGGCGCCGACCCTGCCGTGGCTCGCGCGGCGCACCGGTGTCGCCGTCGCGACGTCACCGCTCGACCTGGCGGTGGAGTCGGCGCCGCTCGAGGGGATGTCGGCGGCGCTGCTGCAGCTCGAGGTCCCGCAGGGCTCGCAGATGGCCGGCCTATACGTCACCGACCTGCGGCTGCCCCCGGAGGCCGCGCTCGCGCTGGTGCACCGCGAGGGACGCGTGCTGGTGCCCGACGCCCACACGACGCTGCGCTCCGGCGACACCCTGCTGCTCGCCGTGCCCGACCCGGTGCGCCGCGAGACCGAGCGGCGCCTGCGCGCCGTCGCGCGACGCGGCCGCCTCGCCTACTGGCACGGCGAGCGCCGCGAGCCGTCCCCCCGCCGGTGA